Proteins co-encoded in one Polynucleobacter sp. MWH-UH19D genomic window:
- a CDS encoding MFS transporter: MTQVLIFGGFMVTMSMGIRHGFGLFNLPITMANGWGRETFALTIALQNLIWGAVQPVTGALADRFGAFKIMIAGGALYALGLIGMAISTDALNFTIAGGLLIGLAQTATTYSVVYGILGRNVPADKRVWAMGIAAAAGSFGQFLMIPAEQGLLSTFGAQDALVILALMASLMIPTAFFLREKNFAHQHQLGEQTIKEALKEAIGNPSFRLLTLGYFVCGFQVVFIAVHLAPYLKDLSSIYPAVGAPAVATTALALIGLFNIFGTYSAGILGQRFPKRYLLSSIYLGRAIAIAGFLILPLSPITTYVFAAIMGFLWLSTIPLTNGIVAQIFGVKYLTMLSGLVFFSHQLGSFCGAFLGGYLFDRTGSYLIVWQLAIALGVFAFLVNLPVKERAIHRVANA, translated from the coding sequence ATGACCCAGGTCTTGATCTTTGGAGGGTTCATGGTGACGATGTCTATGGGAATTCGTCATGGCTTTGGATTATTTAACTTACCGATCACAATGGCCAACGGTTGGGGACGTGAAACCTTTGCACTGACTATTGCATTACAAAATCTGATTTGGGGCGCTGTGCAGCCGGTCACGGGCGCCCTAGCCGATCGTTTTGGTGCATTTAAGATCATGATTGCAGGTGGTGCACTTTACGCACTTGGCTTGATTGGCATGGCGATTTCTACAGACGCTCTCAACTTCACCATTGCGGGTGGCTTACTAATCGGTCTTGCTCAAACCGCAACTACCTACAGCGTGGTCTACGGTATTTTGGGTCGTAACGTTCCTGCAGATAAACGCGTTTGGGCAATGGGCATTGCTGCAGCCGCTGGATCATTTGGCCAATTCTTAATGATTCCTGCTGAGCAAGGATTATTGAGCACATTTGGCGCTCAAGATGCCCTAGTGATTTTGGCCTTAATGGCCAGCTTAATGATCCCGACAGCTTTTTTCTTACGTGAGAAAAATTTTGCTCATCAACATCAATTGGGTGAACAAACGATCAAAGAGGCACTGAAAGAGGCAATTGGCAATCCTAGCTTTCGCTTGCTCACACTTGGCTATTTTGTATGCGGGTTTCAGGTAGTCTTTATTGCTGTCCATCTAGCCCCTTACCTGAAAGACCTATCTTCGATCTACCCTGCTGTTGGCGCGCCTGCGGTTGCCACCACTGCTCTTGCATTGATTGGCTTATTTAATATCTTTGGCACCTATAGTGCTGGAATTTTGGGGCAACGCTTTCCAAAGCGTTATTTGCTATCAAGTATTTATCTGGGTCGTGCCATCGCTATCGCTGGCTTCTTAATCTTACCACTGAGCCCTATTACGACCTATGTGTTCGCAGCCATTATGGGATTTCTTTGGCTTTCTACCATCCCTCTGACCAATGGCATCGTAGCTCAGATTTTTGGTGTTAAGTACCTCACCATGCTCTCAGGCTTAGTATTTTTCTCGCATCAGCTCGGTAGTTTCTGTGGTGCTTTCCTAGGCGGTTATTTATTTGACCGCACCGGCTCTTACCTCATTGTTTGGCAGCTTGCTATTGCGTTGGGTGTATTTGCTTTTTTGGTCAACTTACCAGTTAAAGAGCGTGCTATTCATCGGGTTGCAAATGCCTAG
- a CDS encoding CaiB/BaiF CoA-transferase family protein, translating to MGALSHIRVLDLSRVLAGPWCAQNLADLGADVIKVERPGAGDDTRHWGPPFAKDPNGLDTEESAYFICINRNKRSITVDISKPEGQHIIRQLAKESDVVIENYKVGDLAKYGLDYESLKQIKPDLIYCSITGFGQTGPYAHRPGYDFIIQGMGGFMSVTGEAEDVEGASPQKSGVAIADIFTGMYASTAILAAVVHRDHTGEGQYIDMSLLDTQVAVMANVSSAYLTSGEIPRRWGNASPIIVPYQTFPTSDGWMIVGAGNDGQFRHFVTAGGEAHLADDPLYRTNPDRVLHRKQLVPLLEAMTRKKTKGEWIALLEEANVPCGPINNFKEVFENEQVIAREVQINVPHPTVGTMKLVASPMKLSKTPTEVRMAPPTLGQHTNEVLHERLHLDDVAITQLREKGII from the coding sequence ATGGGAGCCTTAAGTCATATTCGTGTTTTAGACCTCAGCCGCGTGCTTGCTGGTCCTTGGTGCGCTCAGAATCTTGCTGATCTGGGGGCGGATGTCATCAAAGTGGAACGTCCTGGAGCTGGTGACGATACCCGGCACTGGGGCCCTCCCTTTGCTAAAGATCCAAATGGTCTCGACACTGAAGAATCTGCCTATTTTATTTGCATCAATCGCAATAAGCGCTCGATAACCGTTGATATCAGTAAACCCGAAGGCCAACACATCATTCGCCAACTGGCCAAAGAATCAGATGTAGTTATTGAAAACTATAAGGTCGGCGATCTTGCTAAATATGGTCTTGATTACGAAAGTCTCAAGCAGATTAAGCCAGATTTGATCTATTGCTCTATTACCGGTTTTGGGCAAACTGGTCCTTATGCACATCGTCCTGGATATGACTTCATCATCCAGGGTATGGGTGGCTTTATGAGTGTGACTGGCGAAGCTGAAGATGTTGAAGGCGCAAGCCCCCAGAAATCCGGTGTTGCTATTGCCGATATTTTTACTGGTATGTATGCCTCTACGGCAATATTGGCGGCTGTAGTGCACCGCGATCATACAGGTGAAGGTCAATACATTGATATGTCTTTGTTAGATACGCAAGTTGCGGTGATGGCTAATGTCTCTAGTGCGTACCTGACTTCTGGTGAGATACCCCGTCGCTGGGGAAACGCCTCCCCCATCATCGTGCCATACCAAACCTTTCCGACATCAGATGGCTGGATGATTGTTGGTGCGGGTAATGACGGTCAGTTTCGTCACTTTGTGACCGCAGGCGGAGAAGCGCATCTTGCTGACGACCCCTTATACCGCACCAATCCTGATCGCGTACTGCATCGTAAGCAACTGGTTCCATTGCTTGAAGCAATGACTCGTAAAAAAACTAAGGGAGAGTGGATTGCACTTCTAGAGGAAGCCAATGTACCTTGTGGCCCTATTAATAATTTCAAAGAAGTATTTGAGAATGAGCAGGTGATTGCTAGAGAGGTGCAGATTAATGTGCCACACCCGACAGTTGGCACAATGAAACTCGTAGCAAGCCCTATGAAGTTATCCAAAACACCAACGGAAGTTCGGATGGCGCCGCCCACTCTAGGACAACACACTAATGAGGTCTTGCATGAGCGCCTTCATTTGGATGATGTTGCCATTACTCAACTTCGAGAAAAAGGAATCATTTAA
- a CDS encoding DNA topoisomerase IV subunit B, producing MATRKISEYSESSIQVLKGLEPVRQRPGMYTRTDNPLHIIQEVLDNASDEALGGYGKQIIVTMHTDGSVSVEDDGRGIPVGMHPTEKLPVVEIVFTQLHAGGKFEKGTGGAYAFSGGLHGVGVSVTNALSKRLEVTVWRDGQISTLIFADGKVIEKLKSRPASKDDKSHGTRVRAWPDGKYFDSAAIPMAELVRLLRSKAVLLPGVKVTLIQEKSGESQSWQYAQGLRGYLNEAIAQAGHGPEVIPPFEGEQYATGTGDDDSFAEGEGAAWVVSWTEDGAPVRESYVNLIPTPAGGTHESGLREGLFNAVKGFIEMHALQPKGVKLMPEDVFARASFILSAKVLDPQFQGQIKERLNSRDAVRLVSGYAKSALELWLNQHVDYGRKLADLVIKQAQARTRAGQKVEKKKSSGVAVLPGKLTDCESEDIAQNEIFLVEGDSAGGSAKMGRNKEYQAILPLRGKVLNTWEAERDRLFANNEVHDIAVAIGVDPHGPNDDPDLSNLRYGKICILSDADVDGAHIQVLLLTLFYKHFPKLIDLGHVHISRPPLFRVDAPARGKKPAQKIYALDASELQAIEDKLRKEGVKETAWQISRFKGLGEMSAEQLWDTTLNPDTRRLLPVTLGSWTEDETFKTMDMLMGKSESGARRDWLEERGNEVEADI from the coding sequence ATGGCTACCCGTAAAATTTCCGAATACAGCGAATCGTCGATTCAGGTCCTAAAAGGGCTTGAGCCAGTCCGTCAGCGGCCTGGAATGTACACGCGCACAGATAATCCCCTTCATATTATTCAAGAGGTCTTGGATAATGCTTCAGACGAAGCTTTAGGTGGATATGGCAAACAAATTATTGTGACCATGCATACCGATGGCAGCGTGAGCGTCGAAGATGATGGGCGTGGAATTCCGGTGGGTATGCATCCCACTGAAAAGTTACCTGTTGTAGAAATCGTATTTACCCAATTGCATGCTGGCGGTAAATTTGAAAAAGGAACTGGCGGTGCATATGCATTCTCTGGTGGCTTGCATGGTGTAGGTGTTTCGGTAACGAATGCTTTATCTAAACGTCTTGAGGTAACCGTATGGCGTGATGGCCAAATCTCAACACTAATCTTTGCTGATGGCAAAGTGATTGAGAAACTGAAATCTAGGCCTGCATCAAAAGACGATAAATCGCATGGTACGCGTGTGCGTGCATGGCCGGATGGTAAATACTTTGATAGTGCTGCTATACCCATGGCAGAGTTGGTCCGCCTCCTCAGATCCAAAGCAGTTCTATTGCCTGGCGTTAAGGTCACCCTCATACAAGAAAAGTCTGGTGAAAGTCAGTCATGGCAATACGCTCAAGGCTTGCGTGGCTATTTAAATGAGGCGATTGCACAAGCAGGACATGGTCCTGAAGTCATTCCGCCATTTGAAGGCGAGCAATATGCAACCGGTACTGGTGATGATGACTCATTTGCCGAGGGTGAGGGTGCAGCTTGGGTAGTTTCTTGGACTGAAGATGGTGCACCAGTACGTGAGAGTTATGTGAATCTCATCCCTACCCCTGCAGGGGGCACCCATGAGAGTGGTCTACGCGAAGGATTGTTTAATGCAGTAAAAGGTTTTATTGAGATGCATGCATTACAACCAAAGGGTGTAAAGCTGATGCCCGAAGATGTATTTGCACGCGCCTCATTTATTTTGTCCGCCAAAGTATTAGACCCTCAATTTCAGGGGCAGATAAAAGAGCGCTTAAATTCTCGCGATGCTGTGCGCTTGGTTTCAGGTTACGCCAAATCAGCTTTAGAGCTTTGGCTTAATCAGCATGTTGATTATGGTCGCAAACTTGCTGACTTAGTTATCAAGCAGGCACAAGCCCGCACTCGAGCTGGACAAAAAGTAGAGAAGAAAAAATCGTCCGGAGTTGCAGTATTGCCCGGTAAATTGACGGATTGTGAGAGCGAAGACATTGCTCAAAATGAAATATTCCTGGTAGAAGGTGACTCAGCTGGTGGTTCTGCCAAGATGGGGCGCAATAAGGAGTACCAGGCGATATTACCTTTACGCGGAAAAGTATTAAATACTTGGGAGGCTGAACGCGATCGTTTGTTTGCTAATAACGAGGTGCACGATATTGCCGTTGCGATTGGCGTGGATCCACATGGACCGAATGATGATCCTGATCTATCCAATTTACGCTACGGCAAGATTTGTATTTTGTCTGATGCGGATGTGGATGGTGCGCATATTCAGGTATTGCTACTGACCCTGTTTTACAAGCATTTCCCTAAATTGATCGATTTAGGCCATGTGCATATTTCTCGGCCGCCATTATTTAGGGTTGATGCGCCTGCGAGAGGCAAGAAACCAGCGCAAAAAATATATGCCTTAGACGCTAGTGAACTTCAGGCAATTGAAGATAAATTGCGTAAAGAAGGGGTTAAAGAAACAGCTTGGCAAATCTCCCGCTTTAAAGGTTTGGGTGAGATGAGTGCTGAGCAGTTATGGGATACCACCTTGAATCCTGATACACGTCGCTTGCTACCTGTAACGCTTGGATCCTGGACAGAAGACGAAACCTTTAAAACCATGGATATGTTGATGGGTAAATCAGAATCTGGTGCGCGCCGCGATTGGCTTGAAGAGCGTGGTAATGAAGTTGAGGCGGATATTTAA
- the parC gene encoding DNA topoisomerase IV subunit A produces the protein MDIVEVDESPKAAKSKAVSSSDSHGPRDPHDPKTIDLDEDNKDSLTLAVYAERAYLDYAISVVKGRALPEVADGQKPVQRRILFSMNEMGLRADAKPVKSARVVGDVLGKFHPHGDQSAYDALVRLAQSFSLRYPLIDGQGNFGSRDGDGAAAMRYTEARLTKIAGLLLSEIDEGTVDFAPNYDGSFQEPKLLPARLPFVLLNGASGIAVGMATEIPSHNLREVASAAIALMKSPKLSTADLLEIMPGPDYPGGGQIISSAAEIAQIYETGRGSLKVRARWSIEELARGQWQIVVNELPPSTSSQRVLQEIEEITNPKVKVGKKTLTPEQNNLKSTILNVLDGVRDESSKDAPVRLVFEPKSKNIDVNEFINLLLAHTSLESNAPMNLVMIGNDGRPRQKGLKEIISEWIEFRVVTVTRRTQFRLGKVKDRMHILEGRLTVLLNIDKVIKIIRNSDEPKADLMKEFKLTDRQAEDILDIRLRQLARLEGIKIEQELKELKSQRDDLEGLLQSDSVLRKRIIKEIEADIKDYGDDRRTLIQEDKRAVAETKVIDEPVTVIVSQKGWVRVRQGHEHDPTQFSFKAGDALYATFEVRTVDVVQGFGSDGRVYTVPVSELPGARGDGSPLTSFVNLAAGSQMVAYYAGQPDDLVLLSTKAGYGFLANVSDMTTRNKAGKSFISIDAKVAGDAPLGAAKVEEGMKQVACLSAASKLLVFPLDELKRLPTGGKGVILMGLDDKEFMSSAIAVGPNGASYSGAGRAGKPTELSLDAKTLKSFAGNRARKGHFVEPRLKDGKLRAS, from the coding sequence ATGGATATTGTTGAGGTAGATGAGTCTCCTAAAGCAGCTAAATCAAAAGCAGTATCCTCTAGCGACTCCCATGGGCCTAGAGATCCTCATGACCCCAAGACAATTGATTTGGATGAAGACAATAAGGATAGTTTGACGCTAGCGGTTTATGCCGAGCGCGCTTATCTGGACTATGCAATCAGCGTTGTAAAAGGGCGCGCCTTGCCTGAAGTTGCCGATGGCCAAAAACCAGTACAGCGACGCATTTTGTTCTCAATGAACGAGATGGGCCTTCGTGCAGATGCGAAGCCTGTTAAGAGTGCTCGAGTAGTCGGCGATGTTTTAGGTAAGTTTCACCCTCATGGCGATCAGTCTGCCTACGATGCATTAGTGCGTTTGGCGCAAAGTTTTTCTTTGCGTTACCCATTAATCGATGGGCAGGGTAATTTTGGCTCTCGCGATGGCGATGGTGCTGCAGCGATGCGTTACACCGAGGCACGATTAACAAAAATAGCTGGCTTGCTGTTAAGTGAAATTGACGAAGGAACGGTTGATTTTGCGCCGAACTATGACGGTTCATTCCAAGAGCCTAAGTTATTGCCAGCACGTTTACCATTCGTACTGCTTAATGGCGCCTCTGGTATTGCTGTGGGTATGGCGACCGAGATTCCATCGCATAATTTGCGCGAAGTTGCTTCAGCCGCAATTGCCTTGATGAAGTCTCCCAAGCTATCTACTGCTGATTTGCTGGAAATCATGCCTGGGCCAGACTATCCAGGCGGCGGTCAAATTATTTCTTCAGCTGCAGAGATTGCCCAAATTTATGAGACTGGACGAGGCAGTCTGAAGGTGCGTGCCCGTTGGTCTATCGAAGAGTTAGCACGCGGTCAATGGCAAATTGTCGTCAATGAGTTGCCGCCATCCACATCTTCGCAACGAGTCTTGCAAGAAATTGAAGAGATTACTAATCCAAAGGTGAAGGTTGGTAAAAAGACTTTAACCCCTGAACAGAATAATCTGAAGTCCACTATCTTGAATGTCTTAGATGGTGTGCGCGATGAATCTAGTAAAGATGCGCCTGTTCGCTTGGTATTTGAACCAAAGAGCAAAAACATTGATGTCAATGAGTTCATCAATCTATTGCTAGCCCACACCTCGCTTGAATCCAATGCGCCAATGAATTTGGTGATGATTGGTAATGATGGTCGTCCACGTCAAAAGGGCTTAAAAGAAATTATTTCTGAGTGGATTGAATTCAGAGTTGTGACAGTAACCCGTCGAACTCAATTCCGCCTCGGTAAAGTTAAAGATCGCATGCATATATTGGAGGGACGACTAACTGTTCTTCTTAATATTGATAAGGTTATTAAGATCATTCGCAATAGCGATGAACCCAAAGCTGATTTGATGAAAGAGTTCAAGTTAACTGATCGTCAGGCTGAAGATATTTTGGATATCCGCTTGCGTCAATTGGCTCGCCTTGAGGGTATCAAGATTGAACAAGAGCTCAAAGAACTCAAATCTCAGCGTGATGACTTGGAAGGATTGCTACAGAGCGATAGCGTTTTGCGCAAACGGATCATCAAAGAGATTGAAGCGGATATTAAAGATTATGGCGATGATCGTCGCACTTTGATTCAGGAAGATAAACGTGCGGTCGCAGAGACCAAAGTAATTGATGAGCCTGTGACTGTCATTGTCTCTCAAAAAGGTTGGGTGCGTGTACGTCAGGGTCATGAGCATGATCCAACCCAGTTCAGCTTTAAAGCCGGTGATGCGCTCTATGCAACCTTTGAAGTGCGTACTGTTGATGTTGTCCAAGGGTTTGGTAGTGATGGCCGTGTATATACGGTACCGGTCAGCGAATTACCTGGCGCACGAGGAGATGGATCGCCGCTTACTAGCTTCGTGAATCTAGCTGCTGGCTCTCAGATGGTTGCTTACTATGCAGGACAGCCAGATGATTTAGTGCTGTTATCCACCAAGGCCGGTTATGGATTCTTGGCCAATGTATCTGACATGACTACCCGTAATAAGGCGGGCAAATCTTTCATTAGCATTGATGCAAAAGTAGCTGGCGATGCACCACTTGGTGCCGCTAAGGTAGAAGAGGGTATGAAGCAAGTTGCTTGCTTATCGGCGGCCTCGAAGTTACTAGTATTTCCGCTGGATGAATTAAAGCGCTTACCTACAGGCGGTAAGGGTGTGATCCTAATGGGGCTTGATGACAAAGAATTTATGTCATCTGCAATCGCTGTAGGGCCCAATGGAGCGAGCTACTCTGGTGCAGGTCGTGCAGGCAAGCCAACCGAATTGAGTTTGGATGCGAAGACCCTTAAGTCGTTTGCTGGCAATCGTGCTCGTAAGGGTCACTTTGTTGAGCCACGCTTGAAAGATGGCAAGTTAAGGGCAAGCTAA